One Pseudomonas entomophila genomic window carries:
- the rhlB gene encoding ATP-dependent RNA helicase RhlB → MLKALKKIFAKGDAAPQAAEPVAVSPPAPAAQPPAVAPAPKSHRPKPAPKPQAEAQPDHQPRAEQPVKDKPRRERKPKPQASLWKPEDFVVEPQEGKTRFHDFKLSNEVMHAIHDLGFPYCTPIQAQVLGHTLRGQDAIGRAQTGTGKTAAFLISIISQLQQVPPPKERYMGEPRALIIAPTRELVVQIAKDAMALTKYSGLNVMSFVGGMDFDKQLKSLEARHCDILVATPGRLLDFNQRGEVHLDMVEVLVLDEADRMLDMGFIPQVRQIIRQTPPKSERQTLLFSATFTDDVMNLAKQWTTNPAIVEIEPENVASETVEQHVYAVAGSDKYKLLYNLVTQNKWERVMVFANRKDEVRRIEEKLVRDGINAAQLSGDVPQHKRIRTLENFREGRISVLVATDVAGRGIHIDGISHVINFTLPEDPDDYVHRIGRTGRAGSSGVSISFAGEDDSYQLPAIEELLGRKIKCEMPPDELLKPVPRKHH, encoded by the coding sequence GTGCTCAAGGCACTCAAGAAAATATTCGCCAAGGGAGACGCCGCGCCGCAGGCCGCCGAGCCCGTCGCCGTGTCCCCGCCCGCCCCGGCCGCGCAGCCGCCCGCTGTCGCTCCGGCCCCCAAGAGCCACCGCCCCAAACCTGCGCCCAAGCCGCAGGCCGAGGCCCAGCCAGACCACCAGCCGCGCGCCGAACAGCCCGTCAAGGACAAGCCACGCCGCGAGCGCAAGCCAAAGCCCCAGGCCAGCCTGTGGAAGCCCGAGGACTTCGTGGTCGAGCCGCAAGAGGGCAAGACCCGCTTCCACGACTTCAAGCTCTCCAACGAGGTGATGCACGCCATCCATGACCTCGGCTTCCCCTACTGCACCCCGATCCAGGCCCAGGTGCTCGGCCATACGCTGCGCGGCCAGGACGCCATCGGCCGGGCCCAGACGGGTACCGGCAAGACCGCCGCGTTCCTGATCTCGATCATCTCCCAGCTGCAACAGGTGCCACCGCCCAAGGAACGCTACATGGGCGAACCACGGGCGCTGATCATCGCCCCGACCCGCGAGCTGGTGGTGCAGATCGCCAAGGATGCCATGGCGCTGACCAAGTACAGCGGCCTGAACGTGATGAGCTTCGTCGGCGGCATGGACTTCGACAAGCAGCTCAAGTCGCTGGAGGCGCGCCACTGCGACATCCTGGTGGCCACCCCTGGCCGCCTGCTGGACTTCAACCAGCGCGGCGAGGTGCACCTGGACATGGTCGAGGTGCTGGTGCTGGACGAGGCCGACCGCATGCTCGACATGGGCTTCATCCCCCAGGTCCGCCAGATCATTCGCCAGACGCCACCGAAGAGCGAGCGTCAGACCCTGCTGTTCTCCGCCACCTTCACCGACGACGTGATGAACCTGGCCAAGCAGTGGACCACCAACCCGGCCATCGTCGAGATCGAACCGGAGAACGTCGCCAGCGAGACCGTCGAGCAACACGTCTACGCCGTGGCCGGCAGCGACAAGTACAAGCTGCTGTACAACCTGGTCACGCAGAACAAGTGGGAACGGGTGATGGTGTTCGCCAACCGCAAGGACGAGGTGCGGCGCATCGAGGAAAAACTGGTGCGCGATGGCATCAACGCCGCCCAGTTGTCGGGCGACGTGCCGCAGCACAAGCGCATCCGCACCCTGGAGAACTTCCGCGAGGGGCGCATCAGCGTGCTGGTGGCCACCGACGTGGCCGGGCGCGGCATCCACATCGACGGCATCAGCCATGTGATCAACTTCACCCTGCCGGAAGATCCGGACGACTACGTGCACCGTATCGGCCGTACCGGGCGGGCGGGGAGCAGTGGCGTGTCGATCAGCTTTGCCGGTGAGGACGACTCGTACCAGCTGCCGGCAATCGAAGAACTGCTGGGGCGCAAGATCAAGTGCGAGATGCCGCCGGACGAGCTGTTGAAGCCGGTGCCGCGCAAGCACCATTGA
- the moaE gene encoding molybdopterin synthase catalytic subunit MoaE encodes MSVRVQEGAFDPGFEVNAMHAANVGVGAVVGFVGYVRDFNDGLDVAGMFLEHYPGMTEKALQKIVVEAEQRWPLLKVEVLHRIGALEPGEPIVFVGVASAHRQAAFDACNFIMDYLKTRAPFWKKENTQDGPRWVEGKQSDQDAAERW; translated from the coding sequence ATGAGTGTTCGGGTACAGGAGGGCGCGTTCGACCCTGGATTCGAGGTCAACGCCATGCACGCCGCCAATGTCGGTGTGGGCGCTGTGGTCGGTTTCGTCGGCTATGTGCGGGATTTCAATGACGGGCTGGATGTGGCCGGGATGTTCCTCGAGCACTACCCGGGGATGACCGAGAAGGCATTGCAGAAGATCGTGGTCGAGGCCGAGCAGCGCTGGCCGTTGCTCAAGGTCGAGGTGCTGCACCGCATTGGTGCGCTGGAACCGGGCGAGCCGATCGTCTTCGTCGGGGTGGCCAGCGCGCATCGGCAGGCGGCGTTCGACGCCTGCAATTTCATCATGGACTACCTGAAGACCCGGGCGCCGTTCTGGAAGAAGGAGAACACCCAGGATGGGCCGCGCTGGGTCGAGGGGAAGCAGAGCGACCAGGATGCAGCAGAGCGCTGGTAG
- a CDS encoding MoaD family protein, whose amino-acid sequence MKVKVMYFARYRELLGVDAERLEGDFKVLDDVRQALVAKGGKYEVLAEQNLMCARNEELCKLGEALEDGDEVAFFPPVTGG is encoded by the coding sequence ATGAAGGTCAAGGTCATGTATTTCGCCCGTTACCGAGAGCTGCTGGGTGTTGATGCCGAGCGTCTGGAGGGCGACTTCAAGGTGCTGGACGACGTGCGCCAGGCGCTGGTGGCCAAGGGCGGCAAGTATGAGGTGCTGGCCGAGCAGAACCTGATGTGTGCGCGCAACGAAGAGCTGTGCAAGCTCGGCGAGGCGCTGGAAGACGGCGATGAAGTGGCGTTCTTCCCGCCGGTGACGGGAGGCTGA
- the moaC gene encoding cyclic pyranopterin monophosphate synthase MoaC, whose amino-acid sequence MLTHLDSQGRANMVDVTEKAVTAREATAEARVRMLPDTLRMIVDGQHPKGDVFAVARIAGIQAAKKTSDLIPLCHPLMLTGVKVELAAEGEDVVHIVARCKLAGQTGVEMEALTAASVAALTIYDMCKAVDKGMVIEQVRLLEKTGGKSGHYKVEA is encoded by the coding sequence GTGCTGACTCATCTTGATTCCCAGGGGCGCGCCAACATGGTCGACGTCACCGAAAAGGCCGTGACCGCGCGCGAGGCGACCGCCGAAGCGCGCGTGCGCATGCTGCCCGACACGCTGCGCATGATCGTCGATGGCCAGCACCCCAAGGGTGACGTGTTCGCCGTGGCACGCATCGCCGGCATCCAGGCGGCGAAGAAGACCAGCGACCTGATCCCGCTGTGCCATCCGCTGATGCTCACCGGCGTCAAGGTCGAGCTGGCCGCCGAAGGCGAGGATGTCGTGCACATCGTCGCCCGTTGCAAGCTGGCCGGGCAGACCGGCGTCGAAATGGAAGCCCTGACCGCCGCCAGCGTCGCCGCCTTGACGATCTATGACATGTGCAAGGCCGTGGACAAGGGCATGGTCATCGAACAGGTGCGCCTGCTGGAGAAGACCGGCGGCAAGAGCGGCCACTACAAGGTGGAGGCGTGA